The Arachis hypogaea cultivar Tifrunner chromosome 14, arahy.Tifrunner.gnm2.J5K5, whole genome shotgun sequence genome has a segment encoding these proteins:
- the LOC112741743 gene encoding origin of replication complex subunit 5 — protein MDKEEEAPQIPRRTRRSSTSSWASTSNDVSSVKVNSLEPQTINDLLVGGEPVSLDDLLSNFPGRNSQIREIVHLLGPLNTPTLPLFVYGGASTGKTSIILKLFRHLNRPLVYSSCRTCYNPRILFESILNQLHLHRRSAANGYSNAKRCERPSDFVNFLREALTNAINDLKEKSEKLMSSKTMQGGIGNMIYLVFDNFQLVREWDKSSTILPLLFNLYDMLKMPEVGLIFISNSSPDTFYSNMGYVEPIPVYFPDYVEADIRKILLRNQANPKLYSSFLDVALRPFFRITRQIDELSTAFKPLYEKYCEPLSNKSIVPNEDMKRRLFSHIMRHVSSSLNEIFKVSSLPLSKVESSKETKQKGTPRKLEHCEEVAKLDFHMSTSAKYLLISAFLASRNPATLDASLFDSKGGSDNRKRKRKPSEKVPEKKESLEEELLMKGPGSFPLERLLAIFQCIVSVADDPSNEEEQNGFGLGVEGACGDLMSDVLLQLSSLCNAKFIFKGRSCPIEGSTRYRSSISEDLALKVARSLKFPLSSYLYKRT, from the exons ATGGATAAAGAGGAAGAAGCACCACAAATTCCCAGAAGAACAAGAAGGTCTTCAACTTCATCTTGGGCATCGACTTCAAATGATGTATCTTCTGTTAAAGTGAATAGCCTTGAACCGCAAACAATCAATGATCTTTTAGTTGGAGGGGAACCTGTTAGCCTGGATGACTTGCTTTCTAATTTTCCCGGTAGAAATAGCCAGATTCGTGAGATTGTGCACCTTTTGGGACCATTGAACACTCCTACGCTCCCTTTGTTTGTGTATGGAGGTGCTTCCACTGGAAAAACTAGTATCATTCTTAAACTATTCAGGCATCTCAACAGGCCACTTGTTTATTCTAGCTGCAGGACATGTTATAATCCGCGTATCTTATTTGAATCTATTCTAAATCAACTACATCTCCATAGAAGAAGTGCTGCCAATGGCTATTCAAATGCAAAGCGCTGTGAGAGACCATCGGATTTTGTTAATTTTCTTCGGGAGGCATTGACAAATGCCATAAACGATCTAAAGGAGAAGTCTGAGAAGTTGATGTCAAGCAAGACGATGCAAGGTGGAATCGGAAACATGATCTACCTGGTATTCGACAATTTTCAGCTTGTTAGGGAGTGGGATAAGAGCTCTACTATATTGCCCTTGCTGTTTAATCTTTATGATATGCTAAAGATGCCTGAGGTAGGTCTGATTTTTATCAGCAATTCTTCTCCAGATACCTTTTACTCTAACATGGGTTATGTGGAGCCTATCCCGGTATACTTTCCTGATTATGTAGAAGCTGATATTCGTAAAATATTGTTGAGAAACCAAGCGAACCCGAAGCTATATTCCTCATTTCTGGA TGTAGCTCTAAGGCCTTTCTTTAGAATTACTAGGCAGATCGATGAATTGTCCACTGCCTTCAAGCCACTATATGAAAAATATTGTGAACCTTTAAGCAATAAAAGCATCGTTCCTAATGAAGACATGAAGAGAAGGCTATTCAGTCATATAATGCGTCATGTCTCCTCCTCTCTAAATGAGATATTTAAGGTTTCATCTCTTCCTTTGTCAAAAGTCGAGAGCTCTAAAGAGACAAAACAGAAGGGGACTCCAAGGAAATTGGAGCACTGTGAAGAAGTTGCCAAGCTAGATTTTCACATGTCTACTAGTGCAAAATATCTCCTTATTTCAGCATTTCTTGCTTCTAGAAACCCAGCTACTCTTGATGCTTCACTTTTCGATTCCAAAGGAGGTTCTGATAACCGAAAGCGAAAGAGGAA GCCCTCTGAGAAGGTGCCAGAAAAGAAGGAAAGTCTAGAAGAGGAGCTACTAATGAAAGGACCTGGAAGTTTCCCATTGGAGAGGTTGCTAGCCATCTTTCAGTGTATTGTATCGGTTGCAGATGATCCATCCAATGAGGAAGAACAAAATGGTTTCGGACTAGGAGTTGAAGGTGCCTGTGGCGATCTGATGTCTGATGTTCTCTTGCAGCTATCCAGCCTCTGCAAtgctaaatttatatttaaaggaAGAAGCTGTCCAATTGAAGGCTCAACTCGGTATCGGTCAAGTATATCAGAAGACTTGGCTTTGAAG GTTGCAAGGAGCCTTAAGTTCCCTTTATCAAGTTACTTGTACAAAAGAACCTAG
- the LOC112741744 gene encoding ubiquitin-like-specific protease ESD4 translates to MGIMTTTHRKRTQECMNFPHFQSHQIPQSPIPSISHTKRPKLSPSIIPTPTPATRPISTATTATGNRISRYPEPKGPFRREVHAPCRPNKFVFSGSRAARVTAYSHRNDEHIGDDDTDDGMGNFLARSYGIVKQALYDFTGKGKKEVVELDADERGQDEASEDLSVREVENVEIGGEGRSLVADKRWIGNDAVVVEVPEVEFVDARAGDGRKSTSTVVDSELTNSGLKMVENDAAGMGLAALIREHEQNPENVHLYKKLLLAAGRRDDKLGWLSFEIERNEKKIAGFELLRPKKAEPVEEVPREPFLALTEEEEDEVASAFLANRRKILVTHDESNIEISGEKFQCLRPGAWLNDEVINLYLELLKEREKRDPQRFLKCHFFNTFFYKKLISGRSGYDFKSVRRWTSQRKLGYGLIECDKIFVPIHKEIHWCLAIINKKDQKFQYLDSLKGMDNQVLKVLARYYVDEVKDKTGKDLDVSSWEKEFVEDLPEQENGYDCGVFMIKYADFYSRGLGLCFNQEHMPYFRQRTAKEILRLRAE, encoded by the exons ATGGGTATCATGACCACCACTCACCGCAAGCGCACCCAAGAATGCATGAACTTCCCCCATTTTCAATCCCACCAGATTCCCCAATCTCCCATTCCCTCTATTTCTCATACTAAGCGACCTAAATTATCACCTTCAATTATACCCACACCTACTCCCGCCACCCGACCCATTTCCACCGCCACCACCGCCACTGGTAACCGGATCTCCCGGTACCCTGAGCCCAAGGGGCCCTTCCGCAGGGAGGTTCACGCTCCTTGCAGGCCCAATAAATTCGTTTTTTCGGGCTCCAGGGCTGCTAGGGTTACCGCATATTCGCATCGGAACGACGAGCACATCGGTGACGACGACACCGACGACGGCATGGGAAACTTTTTGGCGCGAAGCTACGGGATTGTGAAGCAAGCGCTGTATGATTTCACTGGGAAGGGGAAGAAGGAGGTGGTGGAATTGGACGCTGATGAGCGCGGGCAGGACGAGGCTTCGGAGGATTTGAGCGTTCGGGAGGTTGAGAATGTCGAAATTGGGGGTGAAGGGAGGTCGCTGGTGGCGGACAAGAGGTGGATTGGGAATGATGCAGTTGTGGTTGAGGTGCCGGAGGTGGAATTCGTAGATGCTAGGGCTGGGGACGGGAGGAAGTCAACGTCGACGGTGGTGGATTCGGAGTTGACTAATAGTGGTTTGAAGATGGTGGAAAATGATGCTGCAGGGATGGGTTTGGCTGCTCTGATCCGTGAGCATGAGCAGAACCCTGAAAATGTTCATCTTTATAAGAAGTTGCTTCTGGCAGCTGGCAGAAGAGACGACAAACTCGGGTGGCTGAGCTTTGAAATTGAGCGGAACGAGAAAAAGATAGCTGGATTCGAATTGTTGCGGCCGAAGAAGGCAGAACCAGTTGAG GAAGTACCACGTGAACCATTTCTCGCACTTacagaggaagaggaagatgagGTTGCAAGTGCCTTTTTAGCCAACCG AAGGAAGATCTTGGTTACACACGATGAATCCAACATTGAGATAAGTGGAGAAAAGTTTCAGTGCCTTAGGCCAGGTGCATGGTTGAACGATGAG GTGATAAATTTGTACCTTGAGTTGCTGAAAGAGAGGGAGAAAAGAGACCCACAGAGGTTTCTTAAATGCCATTTTTTCAATACATTTTTCTACAAAAAG CTAATAAGTGGCAGGAGTGGTTATGATTTCAAATCTGTCAGAAGATGGACCAGCCAAAGGAAATTAGGATATGGTCTAATTGAATGTGATAAA ATTTTTGTGCCTATACATAAAGAGATCCACTGGTGCTTGGCTATTATCAATAAGAAAGATCAGAAATTCCAGTATCTTGACTCATTGAAAGGAATGGACAACCAAGTGCTGAAAGTACTG GCTAGATATTATGTGGACGAGGTGAAGGACAAGACCGGTAAAGACCTAGATGTGAGTTCTTGGGAAAAAGAATTCGTTGAAGACCTTCCTGAGCAAGAGAATGG GTATGATTGTGGGGTGTTTATGATCAAATATGCCGACTTCTATAGTAGAGGCCTGGGGCTGTGTTTTAACCAG GAACATATGCCCTACTTCCGCCAGAGAACAGCTAAGGAGATCTTGAGATTGAGAGCTGAATAA